GAAAATGTCTTCCCCATGTGGGATTGGGTAGGCGGTCGTTTTTCACTTTGGAGTGCCGTAGGATTGTCCATTGCCTTGGGTGTTGGCTATGAACATTTTAATGGACTGCTGTCAGGAGCCAACGAAATGGACGGGCACTTTAAGACCGCACCATTTTCAGAAAATATTCCTGTGGTATTGGCATTGATAAGTGTCTGGTACAATAACTTTTTTGAGGCAGAGACTGAAGCAATAATACCTTACACACAATATTTAAGTCGCTTTTCGGCCTATTTACAACAAGGTATTATGGAAAGTAACGGCAAAAGTATGGATAGGTCTGGCAATCCAATATCGTATGAAACCGGAACTATTATCTGGGGAGAACCGGGAACCAATTCCCAGCATGCCTTTTTTCAGCTCATTCATCAAGGCACAAAACTGATTCCAACGGATTTTATCGGTTTTAAGGAATCTTTGCATGGCGATGTAGGTCATCATAACAAATTAATGGCTAATTTCTTTGCCCAGACCGAAGCCCTAATGAACGGTAAGACCAAAGAAGAGGTAAAAAAAGAACTTCAAAGCCAAGACTTAAATCCAGAAGAGCTAGCGGCACTGTTGCCGTTTAAAATTTTTCAAGGGAATAAGCCTACCAACACCATCCTGATTAATAAACTTACTCCTAAAAGTTTGGGATCACTTATTGCGTTGTACGAACATAAAATCTTTGTTCAAGGTATTATTTGGAACATTTACAGCTATGACCAATGGGGCGTGGAATTGGGCAAGCAACTTGCAAAAAATATCCTTTCGGATATTGAAAATCCAGAAATTGGCAAACATGACAGTTCTACATTAAATCTTTTGCAATTTTTTAAGAATTGATTTAGAATTTCGTAAAATCTATAAAATATTTAATATGCTGATTTAAAGCTTCTTAGTTTTAAACGCTACACTTTTTAATACCGTATTTCTTAACGTTATCTTAATATTTGTAAGAATTAAAAGCGAGACTTTTGCTACGCTAATTAAACACTAATAAACATTTATTAAGATGAAGAAAATTTATTTGGTCATTTTCGCCATGCTAACGGCTACAATGGCATTTTCACAGGGTGTAACCACGTCTGCAATTGGTGGTAAAATAACCGATGCAACTGGTGAGCCTTTACCAGGTGCAAGCGTAATCGCAGTGCATACTCCATCAGGAACAACCTACGGAGCTGCTGCGGATTTTGATGGTTTTTATCGTATTTCTGGTATGAGGACCGGAGGACCGTACAAAATTACTATATCTTACGTAGGATTCAACGATGATGTCAGAGATAATATCAATTTAGGCTTGGGTCAGACCGAAAGATTCAGTGCACAGCTTTCTGAATCTGCTACTGCATTGGATGAGGTTGTTATTGTTGCTCAGTCTAATGGTGCTTTTGATTCTGGTAAAACGGGAGCAGAAACCAACGTTTCTAGTGAGCAAGTGAATACACTTCCTTCAATATCTAGGAACATTGCCGATTTTGCACGATTAACACCACAAGCAAAGGTTACGGGTGATGATGTTATATCTATTAGTGGACAGAACAACCGTTTTAATGCAATCTACATAGATGGCGCTATCAATAATGATGCATTCGGTTTGGCTGGCAATGGCACAAATGGTGGGCAAACAGGAGTAAGCCCCATTTCTTTAGATGCTATTGAGTCTTTCCAAATTAATATTGCCCCTTTTGATGTAAGACAATCAGGGTTTGCAGGAGGTAGCATTAATGCCACTACAAAATCGGGAACAAACGAAATCATTGGTTCTGCATATGCTCTCTTCAGGAATGAAAACTTTTCGGGAAAAACTCCTGTTGATTTGACAGGTGATGATGGCGAAAGAGAAAAGCTAGACGAGTTTACAGCAAATACATATGGTGTTCGATTGGGAGGTCCAATAATAAAAGATAAATTGTTCTTTTTCGTGAACTACGAAAGACAGGAAGTTGAAACTCCTCAACCTTTTGATATTGACACGTATCGAGGAGCTGCTACTGAAAGTGATCTGTTGGGATTATCTGATTTCTTAGTTAATAACTTTGGCTATAACCCAGGTACTTTTGAAAACAGTATCGAATCATTGACAAGTGATAAACTGATTGCCAAGATTGATTGGAATATCAATGAAAGTAACAAGCTTTCTTTTAGACACAGCTATGTAAAAGCTGTGCAGTTCGATGCTGCTGCTTCAAATCAAGGTACAATCAACTTTTTAAATAGATCAATTAATTTTGAATCTATTACGAACTCATCTGCTTTAGAATTGAATTCTCAGATTGGGGATAACATGTCCAATAACTTCGTATTGGGATATACGAGGGTCCGTGACGACAGAGATCCGTTTGGAAACCCTTTTCCTTCCGTTCAGATTTTTGATGC
The nucleotide sequence above comes from Flagellimonas sp. HMM57. Encoded proteins:
- the pgi gene encoding glucose-6-phosphate isomerase, with protein sequence MALPHIDPTTTEAWNALLAHYKENKNIHLKELFASEQDRGEKLTIQWNDFLIDYSKNRITGKTLKLLFELAEEVGLKDAVSSYFKGDTINQTEGRAVLHTALRAKQDDEVYVDGTNVVPEVYEVKEKIKVFSDAVISGERKGYTGKSFTDVVNIGIGGSDLGPAMVVEALKYYGNHLKMHFVSNVDGDHVNEVLKALNPETTLFVVVSKTFTTQETLSNAMTIKKWFLEHASESDIAKHFVAVSTNTEKIKEFGIADENVFPMWDWVGGRFSLWSAVGLSIALGVGYEHFNGLLSGANEMDGHFKTAPFSENIPVVLALISVWYNNFFEAETEAIIPYTQYLSRFSAYLQQGIMESNGKSMDRSGNPISYETGTIIWGEPGTNSQHAFFQLIHQGTKLIPTDFIGFKESLHGDVGHHNKLMANFFAQTEALMNGKTKEEVKKELQSQDLNPEELAALLPFKIFQGNKPTNTILINKLTPKSLGSLIALYEHKIFVQGIIWNIYSYDQWGVELGKQLAKNILSDIENPEIGKHDSSTLNLLQFFKN